One segment of Gilliamella sp. ESL0441 DNA contains the following:
- a CDS encoding pseudouridine synthase has protein sequence MSSLIAFNKPFNVVTQFSAHEKYQTLKDFISLPRFYPAGRLDTDSEGLLLLTNDGKLQAKISSPKFKLPKTYWVQVEGTITHQAIDKLKRGIQLKDFHTAPAIASIIEEPTCLWQRVPPIRERKTIPTSWLSMTITEGKNRQVRRMCAAVGFPCLRLIRVQIGHYNLFDHNLPLGKWTTLSLNELYR, from the coding sequence ATGAGCTCATTAATCGCTTTTAATAAACCATTCAATGTGGTTACTCAATTTTCAGCACATGAAAAATATCAAACATTAAAAGATTTTATCTCATTACCTAGATTTTATCCGGCTGGTAGATTAGATACTGATAGCGAAGGGTTACTTTTATTGACAAATGATGGTAAGTTACAGGCTAAAATAAGTTCTCCTAAATTCAAACTACCAAAGACGTATTGGGTTCAAGTTGAAGGAACCATTACTCATCAAGCAATAGACAAGTTAAAGCGTGGTATTCAATTAAAAGACTTTCACACTGCCCCAGCAATAGCCAGTATAATAGAAGAGCCAACATGCTTATGGCAAAGAGTACCGCCGATTAGAGAACGTAAAACTATTCCTACTTCATGGTTGAGCATGACAATAACCGAAGGAAAAAATCGTCAAGTACGTAGAATGTGTGCAGCCGTTGGTTTTCCATGCTTACGATTAATCAGGGTTCAAATAGGACATTATAATTTATTTGACCATAATCTACCGTTAGGAAAGTGGACAACGTTATCTTTAAATGAACTTTATCGATAA